The DNA sequence aaaaatcaaatcacggtggataacagacttaaaccttaggcgtgatacaatcagaattctagaagaaaatgtaggaaagactcttacagacattggcctaggcaaagaatttatgaagaagacccccaaggcaatcacagctcaacaaaaataaatgaatgagacatgattaaattaaaaagcttctccacagccaaagaaacagtcacgagaataaacagaccacctacagaatgggaaaaaatttttgcatactacacatcagataaaggactgataaaaagaatctattcagaactcaggaaaatcagcaagaaaaaatcaaacaaccctatcaaaaagtgggcaaatgacatgaatagaaacttctcaaaagaagatataagaatggctaacaaacatgaaaaaatgctcaacatccctaatcatcagagaaatgcaaatcaaaaccacaatgagatatcacttaaccccagtgagaatggcctttatcaaaaaaacccaaaacaacacatgttggcatggatgtggagagacaggaacactcatacactgctggtgggactgcaaactagtgcaacccctgtggaaagcattatggatgtatcttaaacagattcaagtagacctgccattcgatccagcaatcccattattgggcatatacccaaaggaaaaaaggtcattctgtacaaagacacatgtacccgaatgtttatagcagcacaattcacaattgcaaagatgtggaaacaacccaaatgcccatcaatacatgattggattagtaagctgtggtatatttataccatggaatattactcagctataagaaataatgaagatacgacatctctatggttctcttggagagagttggaacccaactctctatattaagtgaagtatcccaagaatggaaaaacaagcatcacatgtactcaccagaaaattggtttccctgatcatcacctaaatacatatctgggaacgacaccaatcggataccagactgaggtggggggtgggggaggggatgggggtatgcctacacaataagtgcattgcgcaccgtttggggaatggtaacgcttgaaggtgctgactcggtaaggaggggtggggaagggagggatatatacctacattatgggtgcaacgcgcactatctggggaacagacacacctggagctctgacttggggggaaaggcggtacatgggcaacgtatgtaacctgcaattctgtatcgcccataacaataagatgaaattaaaaaaaaaaaaaacaatagtgattacctttgaggggggaaaaaaaaagaatgacataatggactttggagactcagaaaggggaggtgggacaggggtgcaagatgaaaaattacctctcaagtacaatgcacactattcaggtgacagatacactaaagcctagacttctccactcTACAGttcatccacataacaaaaacaaacatttctaCCCCCTAAATAcatcaatattaataaaaaagaaaagaaaaatatgccatATTAGAAATTGGGAATAAACCTAAAGCAGTgattaaagagaaatttatagaatcaatgcatattttaagaaacaatgcTCTGAGCCCCACCTGAAGCTGCTACTGCCTGGCTGCCTGTCCAGCGAGGGACATAGAAACTCAGGTGATCTCCTGTGCTCCAGCTTGGAGTTTTGGTGCCGTGGCAGTCGGCTTGGAGGGAACCAAGGGGGTTTTGGACCAGGAAGTCCATCCCTGCCAGCCTTTTCACAGAGCTGGCCACCTACCTTCTTCTACATAGAGTCgcatttttcctcttctccccctccccactgaaCTGCAACTCCCAGCAGCTGGCTTGGTTTCACCCAGCCAGCCAGGAACCAGCATGCTTTTCCTGGTCTCAGTCAGTGCTCAGACTCAAGGGGTCTAAAAATGTGTCTGTGGGCCTGGGGTTCCCACACTCCCAGGACTTAATCACAGTGTTCATGAGTatagtcatcagtctggccaaaggCAAAACGAAGGAGACAATCCCATAAGCTGTGAGacaaaagcatcaagtaacttacataggaaaacccatcagactaagagcagacttctcagaggaAACCTTATATGCCAGAGGGACTGGGGTTTCATCTTTCGTATTCTTCAACAGggtaactgccagccaagaattttgtatcctacaaaactaagtttcataagtaaaggagaaataaagtctttcccagtcAAGCAAAcattaagggaatttgtcaccagtagacatgccctataagaaatgctgaaaagagctccaaatatttaaaaaaaaaaaaaaaaaaaaaggttgatacTCACCAGAGTAACAACACCCAAAAGCAAAAACTCACaattcttataaaacagtaacataagggagaatacaaagcaactaggtGACAGTCAACATAATGACTGAAACAGTATCTACCATATTAATATTAAGATTCACTACAAACAgtctaaatgccccacttaaaagtaTAGATGGTTGGAATGGATAATTCTGGCTTTGAAAACATGGAAGATTTCATAGATTACCTGATATTTAGATGAAAccttaagagtgtgtgtgtgcgtgcatgaaagagagagagagaagagagaatgacTAGCAATTATAATGGTGAACAATTTGATGTGGTCAGAGCAAAGGTTGCACATGGGCTAGGGTCTGCAAAAGATGTCATGTACCTAGCTAATTCTCTAAGagtaataaaaggagaaataactgCTTCCCCAGAACTGTCTAAAAGAATTTTTTGCATTAAGGGAAATGTCCTGTAATCTATGCTGTTCAATGCAttagccactagccacatttgACTATTGAGAACTTTCATTATAATTAGTGAAAATGAAGAACTGAATTTCAATcttatttaattgtaattaagTCATgtctaaatttaaatattcacatGGGTAACTTACACTGTATAATTTACAATTGAGCAAGGATGACATCTGCTTAGCAATTAAAATAGGATTACTATTACAATGATAAAGCATAGGGATTATGGAAACATGagaatttgagaaaaatcaaagaatcaaAGAACACTGCTATAAAGAGAGCAAAATTAAAGTAGAATTAATGGATGAGTAGAACTGAATTGAGGAAGTACTTCCAGCAGCCAGAAGAACATATGTGAATGTcctgaaggagaagagaaagtgtCAGtttatcaaaacaaataaaaactacaggTGCCTTGAAATAGAGAAAGTGAGAGGTGAGAGTAGATGGTATAAAGTGACTGTGAAATAGTAAGAGGGAGTCAAATCTTACAGGATCTTGGCCCtgttaaaattatatactttatgtTGAggtctcagaaaactaaaaagtgaGGAGTATCTCAAATCAAGGTTATATTTCAATAGATTCAGTTTTATTCCCAGCCAAAGGACTTCATGTAGATCTTATTAGTGAGAACTCTGGGCTAGAAATGGTATTAACACAGGATACCACAGCATTGGTGCTCTTAGTAACTCACTCTCCACTCTCAAATTGTCTCTAGCCTAACGGTGTTGAGGAAGTTGGCTATCCAACAAAAAGAAACCTATATCTCacataagcaacaaaagcaacaaaaagaaacctATATCTCACATAAGAATATATTCTGGATGGACTAAAGATGTAAATGCAAAAGGCAAAAGCATATTTATGTAAATCTGAGATAGTGGGAAAGGATGTCCTAAGAAAAAGAGGCTACCAAGGACTCATGATAAGCTGTCCAACCTTTCAGTGTTAAGGCACCTcataaaagagttaaaaaataaagatagcttCTGAAAAACATGTTGCAACAGGTAAGAAACACCAAAGGTTTATATTCCTATCTCCTAcgaataaataaaacagtaaatcCAATGGAAAGTAAACAAAGCTTATAGACAGGTAATTAATTTGTCAACaagaatatcaaatatttaaaaagttcaatttttctattctttggtaaatatgaaatttaaaaaatatgtaacatttataAACTAAGCATTTATTATACCTGAACTACTCTGCTAAGTACTTttacacattatctcattcaatatTTACACTATTTTATAAGTTAGCACTATTTATGAGTAGAGAAACTGATGAttataaaggttaaataaattttgcaagtttgaaAGAAATTAGACTTCTTTAACCTCAAACCCCAGACACTCCTATCTGGTTTTCATTATTAAATGAAtcatgatataatttttatatctctgtTTGTAAAACttttaagtaatttataataCCCAGTGTTGGTTAGGATGCAATGAAAAgggttcattctttttaaaaatgttttaaatttaatttaattattttatttattatgaagtGGGGAcagttaatgggtgcaaaaatatagttagatagaatgaacaatatttgaaacaacaacaaagagtTCATTTTTTAGGGAAGAAATATTGAAGTATCTATCAAAATGTACTGCTTACATATATTTCATACCAATACTTGTGCATATGCAAATGAACGAAAAGAATGCACTATAGCATTGTAACTAATGATGTGAAAATGAACAACATAATTCCATAAGACCTAATCTATAATGAAATTCTTAAGGTATGTATAAGTCCCCCCGATATTCTATGCAATTGTTACAAGAGCATGATTTCTGTTTGGATAGTTTGACAAGGAATGATATCGATTATGTGTTGTtaactaagggaaaaaaaaatatttgcagaatatttTGTGTAGTAAAATTGCATTgctgtacaaaaaaaaaacttctctttCAGTGTGTcaatgtgactgtgtttgtgGGTGAATATGTAGAAACAATATGTGGTagaatacattataaatatttaatactggTATATTTGAAGATTTGAGAGAAAATGGAGATGGGTTGGAAACATAGGGCCATTCCATATGTCACTATATATATTGTGACACTTGATTCTCATAACCTTaagcatatattaattttaaaattaaagaatgaaaagcTGAATTTTCAAgtacttttctgatttttgaagccattaaaatgttttctttacttaTTCATTCTGGCCTGTGCTGGTGGagatgtacaaataaaaaaaacactggTACTACCCTTAAAGAAAGGGCCACTGTGGAGTAGTTCAGCCCTGGATTTAACCAACCCCAAAGGAATTGATAATAAATTATCTCCTGAGTGTAGACTGAGTGCCATGTgcatattaagaaaattaagtacAGCCAAAGGAAATCCAGGTTGACTGTGTAAGCTCATTGGTACACTTTGCATTTATCTTGCTCTATTGTTTGGCTTTCCAGAAAGGTATGCTGTGACATCACTACATGTCTTGAACTGATCTCTCTTTGcatccttcctttcttcactTTAGTTTCTCAGGAATTTATATGGTGACCAGAGAAGGTAATTTGTGTTATCTCTGTGTAGTGTTCAATCTTTATCTTATCCAGAGagctttgaaatgttttatattcctATTTCTTAAATAGGTATTCCCTAGAAATTAACTAAAAACAACTCTGAGGATTATAACAGTAGCTTCTTGGAGTTCAGGACAGAGCAATGTTtatgtttatatgaaaatataaaagaggaatTGATTTTTCACATTAGTGAAAATAGAGGCTGTTAAAAATCTTACATGCAATTCAACCAATATTCTCAATATGAGAGGCTTTCATGTAATAGAGGCAAGGGTaaactaaatgacaaaaaaaGTCTCCTGAAGCCTGTTACAAATGCactaaatttcatattttaagtaaATCAATGATTAAATCTATGAATATATTTCTGATTGGTATCATTAGACATATCAGAATGTATGTTCAATATTTGTCAATAAattgacaaatggataaatttttgtctttctccCAGCCAAACTGCAGGGATCCCCAAATTATCactaacatatttattattattaattttacattttaatttatttcagccaTTGTTGAAACCATAGtaacaatctctgccttttgttctttctgcCAGTTTTGCTGATATGTTAATGACAAAAACTGTGTATATTCCTAAAGGAAGAGAATGCTGattgtcagaaaaataaaataaaaaggagaaaaaatgtacAATAACTGCTCTGATCCTTATCACCTCCTGAGTGCCCAGTTCATGCTATTGAAAGAAAGTAATACATCAAATACTGAAAACTTATAATGCTGTTTGCTAAGGATAAAGAGAGAAGAAGACAGATAAAAGTCACATAGATTACATTTTAAAGAGTTGTGGTTTCTATAAAGTAAAccctaaagaaaatttttatttattctaattatttagTCTTTGAGAAAGGAGTCAATGTAGTATTTTGGTATCAAAAAACTCCCCATGACCTCCTTCTTGTCCTCAggtatttttaagagaaaaatgactaaatgaatttagttaaaaataaagtcaatttttaatttaaataacaaacataaaaatgatgaatgaTTAGTATGTTGTAGAATTATATTATTGAACTTTAcctatatattaattaatttctcTGGCTTCTCCTTTTTCTATAAATTAAGAATTCTATTCTTGTTTACAGTCACAGAAACTCTACTACTATATTCTGTGATTTCAGACATATTTATTTCTGTCAGTCatatttaaaagaacatatattaagaataaaaataaccataGTTACTAGTAATCTCAGGAATTGTGATTAGGTCATCAACTTCCACCAATAAAATATGTAAGTTTGCAAATGACATCGGAATTCAAACTAAAAATTAGATATTTCAGTCCTAAAAGCGCAGTTTTTCGTGTGCTGAAAAACAATGTCTGAATATCTAAACTACAgacataattcaaaaatattgttgCAGAGATCTATAATTCATAAATACAAGCACATATAGAAAATTTGATTATGTGTAGAGGCTTTATGTAAAATAACTGATGAGGAGACTTTTACCATAGATCTATGAATACGTGTTTCCTTTCAATAGAGGATGTGTTCAATTCTTCTTCTTTAATGGGAATGAGTAGATATTACAGAAATTCTTACAAGGATAAAGATTCATTGCTCTATTGCATTCGAACTGTTAATagcaacatttaaaatttcagttccttcacatttcacttattcttttttcttatttttcaccaATAGattttgttgaaagaaaaaaaaattatgaggaaCCACACGATGATCACAGAATTTGTACTCCTGGGCATATCAGATCGCCCAGAGCTTCAggttgtaatttttatatttttatttataacttatATATTAAGTGTTGCTGGAAACCTAACCATCATCATCCTTACCTTAACAGACTCTCATCTAAAGACCCCTATGTATTACTTCCTCCGGAATTTCTCCTTCTTAGAAATTACATTCACCAGTGTTTCCATCCCCAGATTTTTGGGGACGCTCATTACTAAAGTCAAGACCATTTCCTATAACAGCTGTTTAgctcaattgtttttctttatctccaTGGGTGTGtctgaattttttcttctgactGCCATGTCTTATGACCGCTATGTTGCCATCTGCAAGCCTCTTCTTTACAACACCATCATGAACAAGAAAATTTGCACGTTGCTCATCTTTAGTTCATGGCTGGGAGGATTTCTGACCGTTTTTCCACCACTCATGCTTATCCTCACGTTAGATTTTTGTGCTTCCAATGTCATCGATCACTTCTCTTGTGACTATTTCCCCATGTTACAACTCTCATGCTCAGACACGTGGCTTTTAGAGATGATTGGCTTTTACTTTGCTATTGTTACTCTACTGTTCACATTAGCGTTAGTGGTTCTGTCCTACATATGCATCATCTGCACCATTCTGAGAATTCCATCTGCCAGTCAAAGGAAAAAGGCTTTCTCCACTTGCTCCTCTCACATGATTGTCATCTCCATCTC is a window from the Eulemur rufifrons isolate Redbay chromosome 16, OSU_ERuf_1, whole genome shotgun sequence genome containing:
- the LOC138397034 gene encoding olfactory receptor 6C3-like, with the translated sequence MRNHTMITEFVLLGISDRPELQVVIFIFLFITYILSVAGNLTIIILTLTDSHLKTPMYYFLRNFSFLEITFTSVSIPRFLGTLITKVKTISYNSCLAQLFFFISMGVSEFFLLTAMSYDRYVAICKPLLYNTIMNKKICTLLIFSSWLGGFLTVFPPLMLILTLDFCASNVIDHFSCDYFPMLQLSCSDTWLLEMIGFYFAIVTLLFTLALVVLSYICIICTILRIPSASQRKKAFSTCSSHMIVISISYGSCIFIYVKPSAKERASLTKGVAVLNTSIAPMLNPFIYTLRNQQVKEAFKALVHKIVFHRNK